The following proteins are encoded in a genomic region of Bernardetia sp. MNP-M8:
- a CDS encoding ATP-binding protein — protein sequence MIIKSKTLLEGKKNKSIYESLMNAIKRSLVSSRAVAIILSLLVSSVTSAFLSLIPSVNSVALSVCFLVSFSSSFILIYIAFEFLIFKEINNVYSKLSKIKKKDFKFVPPSSDLLPSANPIRRVNQEITAYAGQKQKEIDELRRMEVFRREFIADVSHELKTPIFSAQGFILTLIDGAVDDENVRDAFLGKAARSLKALAALVEDLLTLSQIESGDITMRLEEYEMQDQVLEVFEQLENKAERRGVTLKLVSQYEEGVYVYADYNRIRQVLINLIINAIKYGKENGTVTVTLTQTTKNLKISIKDDGNGIEPEHLVRIFERFYRIEKSRSKQEGGTGLGLAIVKHIIEKHDSKISVKSKMGEGTQFTFKLQRTEVVEEE from the coding sequence ATGATAATAAAAAGTAAAACCTTGCTAGAAGGAAAAAAAAATAAGAGCATTTATGAAAGTCTGATGAATGCTATCAAACGTTCTTTGGTAAGCTCAAGAGCTGTAGCCATTATACTTTCTTTATTGGTAAGTAGTGTAACGAGTGCTTTTTTATCGCTAATTCCTAGTGTTAATTCGGTGGCTTTATCAGTTTGTTTTTTAGTTTCATTTTCATCTTCTTTCATCTTAATCTATATTGCTTTTGAGTTTCTTATTTTCAAGGAAATAAATAATGTATATAGTAAGCTATCAAAGATAAAAAAGAAAGATTTCAAATTTGTTCCTCCTTCTTCTGACCTTCTTCCTTCTGCAAATCCTATTCGCAGAGTAAATCAAGAAATTACAGCGTATGCAGGACAGAAACAAAAAGAAATTGATGAGCTTCGTAGAATGGAAGTTTTTCGAAGAGAATTTATTGCAGATGTTTCACATGAACTTAAAACGCCTATTTTTTCGGCACAAGGTTTTATTCTTACTCTTATTGATGGTGCAGTAGATGATGAAAATGTACGTGATGCTTTTTTGGGTAAAGCTGCCCGTAGTTTAAAGGCTTTAGCTGCTTTGGTGGAAGATTTATTGACTCTTTCCCAAATAGAATCAGGCGACATTACGATGCGTTTGGAAGAATATGAAATGCAAGACCAAGTTTTGGAAGTCTTCGAACAGCTTGAAAATAAGGCTGAAAGGCGTGGAGTTACACTAAAACTAGTCAGTCAGTACGAAGAAGGTGTTTATGTATATGCTGATTATAATCGTATCCGACAGGTTTTGATAAACTTAATTATTAATGCTATCAAATATGGAAAAGAAAACGGAACGGTAACAGTTACACTCACTCAAACCACCAAAAATCTAAAAATATCTATCAAAGACGATGGAAATGGAATCGAACCTGAACATTTAGTTCGTATTTTTGAGCGTTTTTATAGAATAGAAAAAAGCCGTTCGAAACAAGAAGGAGGAACAGGTTTAGGACTTGCCATTGTAAAACATATTATTGAAAAGCACGATTCTAAAATTAGTGTTAAAAGTAAAATGGGAGAAGGAACACAGTTTACTTTTAAATTGCAGCGTACCGAAGTAGTAGAGGAGGAGTAA
- the aceB gene encoding malate synthase A — MSNTKSELLVNLEVKGEVTPEFKKILTDDALIFLAELHQKFDARRHELLEKRNKRQEQINNGIMPTFLAETKHIREDKTWKVAPIPKDLQDRRVEITGPVERKMMINALNSGANIFMADFEDSNSPTWENAVQGQINCYDAIRKTITFHDEKKNKHYELNKETAVLLVRPRGWHLNEKNLLIEGKPISGGLFDFGLYVFHNAKELMNRGSGAYFYLPKIESHLEARLWNEAFVFAENYLDIPIGTFKATVLLETIMASFEIEEILYELKDHMAGINAGRWDYIFSAIKKFRNVVKNPLPDRGQITMTVPFMRAYTELLVKGCHTRGAHAIGGMSAFIPTRHDEEINKQAFEKVRKDKEREANDGFDGSWVAHPDLVKVAKDVFDAKFGDKPNQKDRLREDVNVEETAKNLTNFDIEGGKITDAGVRMNFNVGIRYIASWLDGVGAAAIFNLMEDAATAEISRTQLWQWLNNPNAVLDGDSSKPITEEYLRKCMEEEYQSIKDEAAQYPNFDFENSKFPKAKELMEGLVFTKEYKDFLTTEAYHLI, encoded by the coding sequence ATGTCTAACACAAAATCTGAACTTCTAGTGAATCTAGAAGTGAAAGGAGAAGTTACGCCTGAATTTAAGAAAATACTTACTGATGATGCCCTTATTTTTTTGGCAGAGTTACACCAAAAATTTGATGCTCGTCGCCACGAATTATTAGAAAAAAGAAATAAAAGACAAGAGCAAATCAATAATGGAATAATGCCTACTTTCTTAGCCGAAACGAAGCATATCAGAGAAGACAAAACGTGGAAAGTTGCTCCAATTCCGAAAGACTTACAAGATAGAAGAGTAGAAATTACAGGACCTGTTGAAAGAAAAATGATGATAAATGCACTTAATTCGGGTGCAAATATTTTTATGGCAGACTTTGAAGATTCAAATTCACCTACTTGGGAAAATGCTGTTCAAGGTCAGATAAATTGTTATGATGCTATTCGCAAAACAATTACTTTCCACGATGAAAAGAAAAATAAACACTATGAATTGAATAAAGAAACGGCTGTTTTGCTGGTTCGTCCTCGTGGTTGGCATCTTAATGAAAAGAATTTATTGATTGAAGGAAAACCTATTTCTGGAGGTCTTTTTGACTTTGGTTTATATGTTTTCCACAATGCAAAAGAACTTATGAATCGTGGTTCGGGAGCTTATTTTTACCTTCCAAAAATAGAATCTCATTTAGAGGCTCGTCTTTGGAATGAGGCTTTTGTTTTTGCTGAAAATTATCTTGATATTCCTATCGGAACGTTTAAAGCAACTGTTCTTTTAGAAACTATTATGGCTTCTTTTGAGATTGAGGAAATCTTATACGAACTCAAAGACCACATGGCAGGAATCAATGCAGGACGTTGGGATTATATTTTCTCTGCTATCAAAAAATTCAGAAATGTAGTCAAAAATCCACTTCCTGACCGTGGACAAATTACAATGACAGTTCCATTTATGAGAGCTTACACTGAACTTTTGGTAAAAGGGTGTCATACAAGAGGAGCGCACGCTATTGGTGGAATGTCTGCTTTTATTCCAACACGACACGACGAGGAAATCAACAAACAAGCCTTCGAAAAAGTAAGGAAAGACAAAGAACGTGAAGCCAATGATGGTTTTGATGGTTCTTGGGTAGCGCACCCAGATTTGGTAAAAGTAGCAAAAGATGTTTTTGATGCTAAATTTGGAGACAAACCCAACCAAAAAGACCGTTTGAGAGAAGATGTAAATGTAGAAGAAACTGCAAAAAATCTTACCAACTTTGATATCGAAGGGGGAAAAATTACTGATGCAGGTGTCAGAATGAACTTCAATGTAGGTATTCGTTATATCGCTTCTTGGCTAGATGGAGTTGGTGCAGCAGCTATTTTTAATTTAATGGAAGACGCAGCAACAGCCGAAATTTCAAGAACACAACTTTGGCAATGGCTCAACAATCCAAATGCTGTATTGGATGGAGATAGCAGTAAGCCAATTACAGAAGAATATTTGAGAAAATGTATGGAAGAAGAGTATCAATCTATAAAAGATGAAGCTGCTCAATATCCAAACTTTGACTTCGAAAACTCAAAATTTCCAAAAGCAAAAGAGCTTATGGAAGGATTGGTTTTCACAAAAGAATACAAAGACTTTTTGACAACAGAAGCATACCATTTAATATAA
- a CDS encoding NAD(P)H-dependent oxidoreductase, whose translation MKVVIIFNHPYEGSYCNAILKSTLLGLQIANHQVDVIHLDKENFNPVMRSEDLRAFINKNPIDEKVIEFGDRLKDAEHLIFIFPIWWELMPALMKGFIDKVIFPGVAYDYVNASNTKMKPLWDKVKGITVITTMNTPSILYNWIFGNAIQKALLRGTFWKLGYKNRKWISLNRVKMVSPEKRKKWLTNIESNFSKLK comes from the coding sequence ATGAAAGTCGTAATTATTTTTAATCATCCTTATGAGGGCAGTTATTGTAATGCTATTCTAAAATCTACCTTACTTGGACTTCAAATAGCAAATCATCAAGTTGATGTTATACATCTTGACAAAGAAAATTTTAACCCTGTAATGAGAAGTGAAGACCTTAGAGCTTTTATCAATAAAAATCCTATTGATGAGAAGGTAATTGAATTTGGAGATAGACTAAAAGATGCTGAACATTTAATTTTTATTTTTCCTATTTGGTGGGAATTAATGCCTGCATTAATGAAGGGATTCATTGATAAAGTAATTTTTCCAGGTGTAGCATACGATTATGTTAATGCTAGTAACACCAAAATGAAACCTCTTTGGGATAAAGTAAAAGGAATTACCGTAATTACCACAATGAATACTCCTAGTATTTTATATAATTGGATTTTTGGAAATGCCATTCAAAAAGCACTATTAAGAGGTACTTTTTGGAAATTAGGATATAAAAACCGTAAATGGATAAGTCTTAATAGAGTAAAAATGGTTTCTCCAGAAAAAAGGAAAAAGTGGTTAACAAACATAGAAAGTAATTTCTCAAAACTTAAATAG
- a CDS encoding type III pantothenate kinase, with amino-acid sequence MLLLAVDFGNTSLKAALFESEVLLEVRYSLSTTDLENWINEIRNSFSASLEGIMISSVRKNEEIELSFVESLKRKLISTHLDNSKLIIKSNSEIKEIATDSKGVSVVVSVMLLDENTPLPIQNNYKTPKTLGKDRLAAVIGAFFLQKQVIKQPTLVIDAGTCITFDFIDTNQSEGIFEGGSISLGLQMRFKALNHFTAKLPLFEPNEILPTPIGQTTQEAMQSGVQFGLISEIKGIIDFYQNQVSIKKNQINTNENNTNKELNIVVCGGDAQILKKWWEEYLIRFPNNSHTYPKWTIESNLVLIGLQRIFQFIKNNEDN; translated from the coding sequence ATGCTTCTTTTGGCAGTAGATTTTGGAAATACGTCGCTCAAAGCAGCACTCTTCGAAAGTGAAGTGCTTTTAGAAGTGCGTTATTCTCTTTCTACTACTGACTTAGAGAATTGGATAAATGAAATTAGAAATTCGTTTTCTGCTTCTTTAGAAGGTATAATGATAAGTTCTGTTAGAAAAAATGAAGAGATTGAACTTTCTTTTGTGGAAAGTTTAAAAAGAAAATTAATTTCTACTCATCTTGATAATTCTAAATTAATCATAAAATCAAATTCAGAAATAAAAGAAATTGCAACAGATAGTAAAGGAGTTAGCGTCGTAGTATCAGTTATGCTATTAGATGAAAATACGCCTTTGCCCATTCAAAATAATTATAAAACCCCTAAAACTTTAGGTAAAGATCGCTTGGCTGCTGTAATTGGTGCTTTTTTTTTACAAAAACAAGTTATCAAACAGCCTACTTTAGTAATTGATGCAGGAACTTGTATTACCTTTGATTTTATTGATACAAATCAGTCAGAAGGAATTTTTGAAGGAGGAAGCATTTCATTAGGTTTGCAGATGCGTTTTAAGGCTCTGAATCATTTTACAGCAAAACTACCTTTGTTTGAACCAAATGAAATATTGCCTACACCTATAGGACAAACAACACAGGAAGCAATGCAAAGTGGGGTTCAGTTTGGACTTATTTCTGAAATAAAGGGTATTATTGATTTTTATCAGAATCAAGTTTCTATAAAAAAGAATCAAATAAATACTAATGAAAACAACACAAATAAAGAGCTAAATATTGTCGTCTGTGGTGGCGATGCTCAAATCTTAAAAAAATGGTGGGAGGAATATTTAATACGTTTTCCAAATAATTCTCACACTTACCCAAAATGGACTATCGAATCAAATTTGGTTTTGATAGGATTACAACGAATTTTCCAGTTTATAAAAAATAATGAAGACAACTAA
- a CDS encoding Crp/Fnr family transcriptional regulator, which produces MLYKILSQFGHLVKKQEIPSKVNLLQEGKISTKFFFIEKGCLRLYFNHEGKDITFQFFFEGEVVSSIESFKTNQPSLFAIESIEPCIIYSISKRDFELLINKSLEIKEIMENQIFQRLLLYQKLFLSRIKNTPKERYQELLENSPKLLQRIPQHYIASFLGITSVSLSRIRNRK; this is translated from the coding sequence ATGTTGTATAAGATATTAAGTCAATTTGGACATTTAGTAAAGAAACAAGAAATTCCGTCTAAAGTAAATTTACTTCAAGAGGGTAAAATTTCTACGAAGTTTTTTTTTATTGAAAAAGGATGTTTAAGACTCTATTTCAACCATGAAGGTAAAGATATAACATTTCAATTTTTCTTCGAAGGAGAGGTTGTTTCATCTATTGAAAGTTTCAAAACAAATCAGCCAAGTTTATTTGCTATTGAAAGCATTGAACCTTGTATAATATATTCTATATCTAAAAGAGATTTTGAATTGCTAATAAATAAGTCTTTAGAAATAAAGGAAATTATGGAAAATCAGATATTTCAAAGGTTATTACTTTATCAAAAACTCTTTTTATCTCGTATCAAAAATACGCCAAAAGAAAGGTATCAAGAACTTTTAGAGAATAGTCCTAAATTACTTCAAAGAATTCCCCAACATTATATCGCATCTTTTTTAGGAATTACCTCAGTATCATTAAGTAGAATAAGAAATAGAAAGTAG
- a CDS encoding AAA family ATPase — MKLEDFELVKKYNPFFEDMKNTIQDPIKHAEGDVFTHTQMVLDSILKTEEWNTFSKEEQDILLLTVIFHDICKPHTLTHEADGGISHPSHARKGAQLTRQILDKENYDFDTIYKVYQTIFYHGYPFWAYSKDNPQKNMILTSILSNNKWLYAFGKADLGGRICKDWEEWAYRLEVFKELGLENECFDAPYTFHSDYDRFEYFRKEDNFPNTQLYASYDFEITMLCGLPASGKDSFIVEMNEDLPIVAMDNLRRELKVKPTDNQGKIIQAAKERSREYCRKKQSFIWNATNLTKQVRSSLISIWLPYKPKIKIVFLHKNINQIVKDNKAREEKEIVPTKKIWEMHQRLEFPDIQEAHEVVFLEKK; from the coding sequence ATGAAACTAGAAGACTTTGAATTAGTGAAAAAATATAATCCTTTTTTTGAGGATATGAAAAATACCATACAAGACCCAATAAAACATGCAGAAGGAGATGTTTTTACACATACTCAAATGGTTTTGGATTCTATATTAAAGACAGAAGAATGGAATACATTTTCTAAAGAAGAACAAGATATTTTGCTCTTGACAGTTATTTTTCATGACATTTGCAAACCTCATACACTTACACATGAAGCTGATGGAGGTATTAGTCACCCAAGCCATGCACGAAAAGGTGCACAACTAACAAGACAGATTTTAGATAAAGAAAACTATGATTTTGATACAATCTATAAAGTCTATCAAACTATTTTTTATCACGGTTATCCATTTTGGGCATACTCAAAAGATAATCCTCAAAAGAATATGATTTTGACTAGTATTTTATCAAATAATAAATGGTTGTATGCTTTTGGAAAAGCTGATTTAGGAGGACGTATTTGTAAAGACTGGGAAGAGTGGGCATATCGCTTAGAAGTTTTTAAAGAATTAGGGTTAGAAAATGAGTGTTTTGATGCGCCTTATACTTTTCATTCAGATTATGATAGATTTGAATATTTTAGAAAAGAAGATAATTTTCCAAATACACAGCTTTATGCCAGTTATGATTTTGAAATAACGATGCTTTGTGGACTTCCTGCTAGTGGAAAGGATAGTTTCATAGTAGAAATGAATGAAGATTTGCCTATCGTTGCAATGGATAATTTGAGAAGAGAACTAAAAGTAAAACCAACTGATAATCAGGGTAAAATCATTCAAGCAGCCAAAGAACGAAGCCGAGAATATTGCCGAAAAAAACAATCTTTTATTTGGAATGCTACCAATCTGACAAAACAAGTTCGAAGTAGTTTGATTTCAATTTGGCTTCCTTACAAACCCAAAATCAAGATTGTGTTTCTTCATAAAAATATTAATCAGATTGTAAAAGATAATAAAGCAAGAGAAGAAAAAGAGATTGTGCCTACTAAAAAGATTTGGGAGATGCACCAGCGTTTAGAATTTCCTGATATACAAGAAGCTCATGAGGTGGTTTTCTTAGAAAAAAAATGA